Within Paenibacillus albicereus, the genomic segment CGGGCTTCCACCCGTACTTCGCCACCTCCGCCAAGGACCTTCCGTACGCGACCGACGCCAAGCGTTACCTCGACTACAACGACGGCCAGGTCAAGCCGTACGAGGGCCGCCTCGATCTCGGACCGATGCAGGAATCGGCCGCGCTGCTCGATGCTTCCCGGCCGGAGATTTCGTTCCCGCTCGATAGCGGCATCACCGTGACGATGGCTTATAGCGAGGCGTTCAAGTACGTCGTGCTATGGAGCGTGCCGGGCAAGCCGTTCGTCTGCGTCGAGCCGTGGATGGCGCTGCCCGGAGAGCTGGAGCGCCGCGAGGAGCTCGTGCAGGTGCCGCCCGGCGGCGAGACGGAAGCGTTCCTGACGCTGCGCGCTGCGCACGGCTCGACCCGAGGCTGAGCGTTTCCCGCCTCCTCTTTCGGCCCTCCGCCGAAGGAGGAGGTTTTTTTCAGTCCCGCCGCCGGTGCGCCGCGGCGGGCAGCGGCTGCTCGAACAGGCAAAAGCCGTTCGCGCTCGTGCCGAGCGAGGCGTAGCCGGCCGAACGGTACAGGGCTTCCAGCTTCGGATTGCCGGCGATGCAGTCGAGGCGGATCGCCTTTTTGCCCGGATGGACCGCCCCCTCCCGCGCCCAGCGCAGGATGGCTCGTCCCAGCCCGCTGCCGGCATAGGCTCGGGCGACCGCCAGACGATGCAGGTACAGGTACGGCTCATGCCCGCGCTCGCCCCACAGCTCGCGGTCCCAGCCGCCCGGCTGCCGCAGCAGCAGCACGAGGCCGGCGGGCCGGCCCTTCTCCCGTCCAGGCCCGTCCTGCATATCGCGGAATAGGACCGCCTCTCCCCGCCGGACGGCATCGTCCAGGCCGTGGCTGTCCTGTCCCTCCAGCAGTCCGGACCACTGGGACGAGCCGGTGCCGCGCAGCCAGCGCGCGATGCCGACGAGCAGCTCCGACGCCTCGGCGGCTGTCGCCGGCGTCACGATCTCGGCCGCGAAGCCCTCGGCGGCTTCCGGCTCGCGAATCTCGATTCCTTGCGTACTCATGCAGGTTCCTCCTTGTCCTTCCGCCGGGCCGGACCGGTGCTTTTTCGGTTGATCCGGGCGGCATCGGGGTACATTTATCCTATCCCACTATACCCCCAAGGAGGTATCCCATGTCCAGCTCCAACGAAACCGTGAAGACGTTCCCCCCTCAGCACCAGAACAAGCAGCCCGGCATCGAGTCGGAAATGAATCCGCTCCCCGTCTATGCAGACCCCGACTATCGCGGGTCCGGCAAGCTCGAAGGCAAGAAGGCGCTCATCACCGGAGGCGACAGCGGCATCGGGCGCGCGGCGGCGATCGCCTTCGCCAAGGAAGGCGCCGACGTGGCGATCGTCTACCTGAGCGAGGACGCGGACGCGGAGCAGACGAAGCAGGAGATCGAGGCGGCCGGCCGCACCTGCCTGCTGCTGGCGGGCGATGTCGGCGACGAGGCGTTCGCCAAGGAAGCGGTGAGCCGCACGGTCGAGGCGCTCGGCGGCCTGGACGTGCTCGTGAACAATGCGGCCGAGCAGCATCCGCAGCCGAAGTTCGAGGACATCACGGCCGAGCAGCTGGAGAAGACGTTCCGCACGAACATCTTCTCGATGTTCCATCTCACCAAGGCGGCGCTCCCGCATCTGAAGCCGGGCAGCTCCATCGTCAATACCGCCTCCGTCACCGCGTACGAAGGGAATCCGCAGCTGATCGACTACTCGTCCACCAAAGGCGCGATCGTCAGCTTCACCCGCGCCCTCTCCAACCACCTGGTGGAGCGCGGCATCCGCGTCAACGGCGTCGCGCCGGGGCCGATCTGGACGCCGCTCATCCCGTCGACGTTCGACGAGCAGCATGTGTCCGAGTTCGGCGGCGATACGCCGATGAAGCGCGCCGGCCAGCCGCATGAGCTCGCGCCGGCGTATGTGTACCTGGCGAGCCGCGACTCGTCGTACGTGTCGGGCCAGATGATCCACATCAACGGCGGCCAGGTGCTGAACGGCTGAGCCCAATGCGCCCCGTGCCGATTCTGCGGCGCTAGCAAAAAGGCCTGTCCTCCGAGCTTCCCTCGGAGGACAGGCCTTTTTTTTGCGCTTCGCTTCGATGAGCTGGAGCGGCCGGAGGACGGCCGCTCGCCCGGCGGCGTCCCTCAAGCCGGTCCGAAGTCGGCTTCGGCCAAGTCGCCGCCGATGGAGAAAGCAGCGCGGTTGCCGCTCGCCGCAGCGCCGACGACCTGCGACGGCGACATGCCGGCGGTGTCGCCCGCGGCGTAGACGCCCGGCACGCTCGTGCGGCCGTAGCCGTCGACGAGCAGCACGCCGTGCGCGTCATGCGCGCAGCCGAGCATCGCGCCGAGCGGCGTGCCGAGCATCGCGTCCGGCGTGACGAAGCCGCCGCTGCGCGCGATGCGGCTGCCGTCCGCGAAGCGCACGGCATGCAGCTTGCCGCCGCTGCCTTCCAGGGCGGCGATCGGCGCGCGGACGACGCGCACGCCGCGGGCTTCCAGCGCCTGCTGCTGCTGCGGGCTGAGCTGCCCGCGGCCATGCGTGCAGACGAGCAGGTCGCGCGACCAGGCGAGCAGCTGCTTCGCCTGCTGAAACAGATTTCCGCCTGTCGAGATCGCCACCAGCGACGCATCCCGCAGCTCCCATCCGTCGCAGTACGGACAATTGAACAGCGACGAGCCGTACAGCCCGCGCAGGCCCGGAATGTCGGGCAGCTGCTCCTTGAGCCCGGCCGCCAGCAGCACGGCCCGCGCCTCGAAGCCGCCCTCTCCTTCCAGGCGCACGCGGAACCTGCCCGCCCGGCCCTCGATCGAAGCCACCTTGCCGGAGCGCAGCCGGATGCCCGGATAGGCGGCGAGCTCCTCGCGGGCCAGCCGCCGGAGCTCGCCGGGCGGAACGCCGTCCCGCGTCGGAAAGCCGTGCGCGGCAGCCGTCACCGCGTTGCGCGGCCGGGCGTCGTCGACGACGAGCGCCGATCGCCGGGCCCTGCCCAGCACGAGCGCAGCCGCCAGCCCGGCCGGTCCGCCTCCTACGATGGCGCAATCCACGAACATCCGCTCATCCTCCCCCGCTGCTCTTCTTAGGTATCGTATGTGGGCGAGGACAGGTGTAGAAGCGGCGGGCTTCGCGGGAGCGGGACGAGCTCCGCCGCTCGGGCCGCCGGCATCGGGAGAGCGATGCGCCGCCTAGGCGTTCCAGCTTGGCGCATCGTCCCGTCGAAAAGGAGCTGCTCCCGGTCCATGGACCGGGAGCAGCTCCTCGTTCTCGATGCGGCTTACTTGCTTCCGGACACCGGAACCGCTCCGCCGTAATGCTCCTCCAGCGTGTCGCCGCTCTCGGCAAGCTTGGCGGCGAGATCGGCGCCGACGTAGCGGATGTGCCATGGCTCGTACTTGTAGCCGGTAATGTCTTCCTTGCCCTCCGGATACCGGATGATGAAGCCGTAGTCGGTCGCGTACTTGGCCAGCCATTCGGCTTCCGGCGTGCCGCCGAAGCAGCTCTCGGCCGCGCATTTGCCGTCGATGCCGGACACGTCGATCGCGAGCCCCGTCTGATGCTCGCTATGCCCGGGGCGCGCGCTGTACTTGTCCGCCGCCTGCACGCCGTCTTTTTTTACGTAAGACTCATACAGCGTCTTCTGGCGCGACTCGGAGCGGTAGCCGGAGACGCCCGCGAGCTTGATGCCGTCCTTCGCCGCTCCGTCGACGAGCTGCTCGAGCGCTTCCGCCGCTTCCTTGCGGAGCTTGCGCTTGTCGATCTTGTCCGAGAACGTGAACGGGATATCGGGATAGACGAGATCCTGGGGCACGTATCCTTCGGGCAGCCGGAATTGCTTGTTGACGAGCGCCGTGGCCATGGCGGCGTTCGCCGTCACTTCGATGGCTTCGTAGAACTTGGAGCCGCCCTTCGCTCCCGCCGGGCTGGCCGGCGGCTTTTCGCTCGGCTTCTCGCTCGGCTTGTCACTCGGCTTGGCCGACGGCGAGGAGGATGGCGAAGGAGAAACGGACGGAGAAGGCGATTGGGATGGCGAAGGGGAAGCCAGGCTCTCGTCCCCTCCGGCGGACGCCGGCGGCGACACGGAGGCCGGCGCGCTCGGCGAAGGCTCCGTGCCAGGCGCGGCGCCGCCGGAGCAGGCGGACAGCGTCAGCGCCGCCGCCAGCATCAGGGCGGACGCGGCGGACATTCGGTTGCTGTTCATGATGGTTCCATCTCCTTGAAGGACGCGTCAGCGCCCTTGGTTATGATCTGTAGGTGCAGCCGGATAAGTTCAGCTTCCGTTATACCACACAGACGGCGAAACGCGAAGAATGGTTTCACCCTCCCTGCACTTGCCAAGTTGCGATTGAACTGCCGCCCGCGGAAGTTTATGCTTAGATTTGGAAAAGCTATGTAGTGAAAGGAGCACGACCCGCATGGAAACCAACGCGCCCCGCAAGGCCCCGTTCGAGCTGAGGCTGAGCGACGGCGGCACGATCCGCGGCGAAGTCCGCTTCGTTCCAAGCGGCGGGCGCAAGCCCGTCGTGCTGATCGCCCACGGCTTCAAGGGCTTCAAGGACTGGGGCTTCCTGCCCTATGCCGCCGAGCGGATCGCCAAGGCCGGGTTTTATGCCGTCACCTTCAACTTCTCCCGCAACGGCGTCGGCGTCGGCGAGGCGTTCGACGAGCTCAACAAGTTCGCCCTCAATACGTACAGCCGCGAGCTGAGCGATCTGGAGCGGATCATGGCCGCGCTCGCCGGCCGCGAGCTGCCGCATCCGGAGCAGGCCGACGCCAAGCGGGTCGGCATCTGCGGCCACAGCCGGGGCGGCGGCAACGCGATCGTCTTCGCCTCCGAGCATCCGATCGTGCGCGCCGCCGTCACCTGGAACGGCATCGCGCGGGCGAACCTGTTCGACGAGGAGTTCGAGGCCGCCGCCCGGAGGGACGGCCAGGCCTTCGTGCCGAACGCACGCACCGGCCAGCAGATGCCGATCGGCAAGGGTTTTTTCGAGGATCTGGACCAGGGCAGAGAGCGCTTCGACATCCCCGCCCGGCTCGCGTCGCTGCGCGCCCCCGTTCTTCTGATCCAAGGAGATGCGGACAGCCCGCGGCTGGTCGAGGGGTTCGAACGGCTCCAGGAAGCCGCGCCGCGGCAGCCGTCCCTGCGTCTTGAAGGAGCAAGCCACACCTTCGGGGCGGTGCACCCGTTCGCCGGCCCGACCCCGGAGCTGGAAGCCGCGCTGGACGCCACGGTCCGTTTTCTGCAGGAGAAGATGTAACGAACGGGATTTCATGTTCCGTTAAGGTAAGCGTTCCCTGGATTTGATATGATGCGAGAAGCGAACGATCCGGGACAAGTCCCGCTCACACACAGAAGGGAGTCAATTGACGAATGGCAGACAAGAAGAACGATCCGCTTGACGCGAACGGCAACGACCATCTGACGCCGGAGGATACGCAGACGCGCGAAGGCGCGGACTTCGCCGGCGATTCCGGCAGCGAGCGCCGCGAGGAGACGATTCAGGCCGAGGAGGACGTCGAGGCGCGCCGTACGGATGACGCCCTCCGCCAGGCGGAGTACGATGCGGAGGTCCACACCGCCGATCCGGAGCGAGCGTTCGGCTCGGTGCCGGTGACCCCGGTCGCGGGCGCGGCCGACCTGCCGCTCGACAACGAGGGCGTCATGGGCGACGGCGACGGCGGCCGTCCGAAGCGCTCCGGCGCGACGACCGGCTGGATGATCGCTTCCCTCGTGCTGGCGGTCGGACTCATCATCGCGCTCGTCAGCCTCTTTTCCGACAAGGGCGGGGATGCGGTCGCGACGGTCAACGGCGAGAAGATCACGAAGGACGAGCTCTACGACATGCTCGCACCGACGTACGGCAAGTCCGCTCTCGACCAGCTCGTGACGATGAAGCTCGTCGACCAGGAAGCCGACACCAAGAACGTCACGGTCACCGAAGAAGAGCAGAACGCCGAGCTGGAGGACATCAAGAAGAACTTCACTTCCGAGGCCGAGTTCGAGTCCGCGCTGGCGCAGTCCGGCATGTCGCTCGAAGACCTCAAGAAGCAGATGCTCATGCAGGTGCAGATGCGCAAGCTGCTCGTCGACCAGGTCAAGGTGTCGGATGAGGATATCCAGAAGAACTATGACGAGAACAAGGAAAGCTTCGCCACGCCGGAGCAGGTCCAGGCATCCCACATCCTCGTCGCGACGAAGGAAGAAGCGGATGCGATCGAGAAGCAGCTCAAGAACGGCGGCGACTTCGCGGCGATCGCCAAGGAGAAGTCCACCGATACGGGCAGCGCGGCGAACGGCGGCGACCTCGGCTTCTTCGGCAAGGGCTCCATGGTGCCGGAGTTCGAGGAAGCGGCCTTCAGCATGAAGATCGGCGAGATCAGCGCTCCGATCAAGTCCGACTACGGGTACCACATCATCAAGCTGGTCGACCGCAAGGAACCGACGACCCCTTCGCTTGAGGACAAGAAGGAAGAAATCAAGAAAACGCTGGAGAACCAGCAGCTGAGCACGCTGTCTCAGACGCTGATTACCGATCTGCGCGCCAAGGCGACGATCACGAATACGCTCGACCCTTCGCAGAACACGAACGGCAGCGCGGCCGAGAACGCCGGCGCCGAAAACGCGCCTGCGGAGAACGCTCCGGCCGATAACGCTCCGGCTGAGAACGCCGCAAGCAACACGAATTAAAGGCAAAAAGCTCTTGCCCCGGTCCCGGGTGGACCGGAGGGCAAGAGCTTTTTTTGCTGCCGGATGGAACTTGGGCGCGGAGAGCCGCGCTCCTTCGGACGAAGCCTCTCCGGCATTGCGGCCGAACCTCTGCCCTCCCACTTCTGCAGCTCGATTTTTCGCGCTGCTGCCTTGAACCGAGCGGTCGGGTGCAACAACTAAAAGTCGAGTTGCTCGGTTTTTCCGCGCTACTCTGCCGTTAGGGCGTATGCTAGAGACCAGCGGGGAGCCGGGTTGCGGCGTGGCTGCAGCGGACAGAGCCTTCCGGCGGACACCTGCGGGCAACGCCTGCACAGCCCGCGCTTAGCCGACCGACTCGGTCAGTCGGCCGGATCGCGTCCGTCCTTGCGGTACGTCCGCCGCTGGGACGAGTAGATGCTCGCGGTGCCCGAGCACAGGTAAGCGATGACGCTGGCGACGAGCAGATAGGCCGCCGCATCCGCGCCGAACAGCTCGAGGCCGAGCACGAAGCAGGCGAGCGGCGTATTGGCCGCCGCGCTGAACACGCCGACGAGGCCGAGGCCCGCAAGCAGCGGGGCCGGCAGCTGCAGCAGCGGAGCGAGCGCATGGCCGAGCGTCGAACCGATGACGAACAGCGGCGTTACCTCCCCGCCCTGAAAGCCGGTCCCGAGCGTGAGCGCCGTGAAGAGGAGCTTCCCCAGCCAGTCGAACGGCTCGATTGATCCTGATGGCGCAAACGAATCCTGCAGCAGCGGCAGGCTGAGGCCCAGGTAATTCCCGCCGCCGACCAGCAGCGCCAGCAGCGCGATGACGGTGCCGCCCGCCGCGGAGCGCCAAGGCGCCGACGGGACCAGGCGCGTCGCCAGGCGCCGGACGCCGTGAACGGCGGCGATGAACAGCCTCGCCGCCAGACCGAACGCGACGGCCGCCAGCGCGACGGCCGCCAGCGCAGCGAAGCTCTCCGGCGGCACTTCGCCGAGCGGGTACACCGCATGGCCGATGCCCCAGGCGCGCGTGACGGCATCGCCGACGAGCGCGGCCACCAAGCACGGGTACAGCGCCCCGTGCCGCAGCAGGCCGATCGCCAGCACCTCGACGCCGAACAACGCGCCGGCCAGCGGCGTCCCGAATACGGAGCCGAAGCCGCCAGCCATGCCGCACAGCAGCAGGATGCGCCGGTCGTCCGCGCCGGACCGGACGAGCGTGCCGGCGAGCCAGGCGAGCGAGCCGCCCATCTGCACGGCCGTCCCTTCCCGGCCCGCCGAGCCGCCCGTCAGATGGGTCAGCACGGTGCCGCCCAGCACGAGCGGGGCCATGCGGAGCGGAATGCGCTCGCGGCCCTCGTGGATGCTTTCCAGAATCAGATTGCTGCCTCGGATCGCCGAGCCTCCGACCTGCCGGTACGTCCAGCTGACGAAAAAGCCCGCCGCCGGAAGCAGCGCCAGCAGCCAAGGATGCGCCATCCGCGTATCCGTCGCCAGCTCGAGGCTCCATAGGAGCAGGGCCGACGCCGAGCCTGCCAGCGCCCCGACGAGCGAGCCGAGCGCCAGCCACTTGAGCAGGAAGGCCGCGATGCCCGCCATCCCCATGCCCGCTTCCCGCAGCCGCTTGTTCTGGCTTTTGGACTCGCCCATGCTTCTTCCTTCTTTCCTTTCGAATCACGGCAAAAAGGCCCGTTCGGGCCGATCCGCCTGTATCCGCGCCTGCTCCAATGC encodes:
- a CDS encoding SDR family oxidoreductase, whose protein sequence is MSSSNETVKTFPPQHQNKQPGIESEMNPLPVYADPDYRGSGKLEGKKALITGGDSGIGRAAAIAFAKEGADVAIVYLSEDADAEQTKQEIEAAGRTCLLLAGDVGDEAFAKEAVSRTVEALGGLDVLVNNAAEQHPQPKFEDITAEQLEKTFRTNIFSMFHLTKAALPHLKPGSSIVNTASVTAYEGNPQLIDYSSTKGAIVSFTRALSNHLVERGIRVNGVAPGPIWTPLIPSTFDEQHVSEFGGDTPMKRAGQPHELAPAYVYLASRDSSYVSGQMIHINGGQVLNG
- a CDS encoding alpha/beta hydrolase family protein, coding for METNAPRKAPFELRLSDGGTIRGEVRFVPSGGRKPVVLIAHGFKGFKDWGFLPYAAERIAKAGFYAVTFNFSRNGVGVGEAFDELNKFALNTYSRELSDLERIMAALAGRELPHPEQADAKRVGICGHSRGGGNAIVFASEHPIVRAAVTWNGIARANLFDEEFEAAARRDGQAFVPNARTGQQMPIGKGFFEDLDQGRERFDIPARLASLRAPVLLIQGDADSPRLVEGFERLQEAAPRQPSLRLEGASHTFGAVHPFAGPTPELEAALDATVRFLQEKM
- a CDS encoding NAD(P)/FAD-dependent oxidoreductase yields the protein MFVDCAIVGGGPAGLAAALVLGRARRSALVVDDARPRNAVTAAAHGFPTRDGVPPGELRRLAREELAAYPGIRLRSGKVASIEGRAGRFRVRLEGEGGFEARAVLLAAGLKEQLPDIPGLRGLYGSSLFNCPYCDGWELRDASLVAISTGGNLFQQAKQLLAWSRDLLVCTHGRGQLSPQQQQALEARGVRVVRAPIAALEGSGGKLHAVRFADGSRIARSGGFVTPDAMLGTPLGAMLGCAHDAHGVLLVDGYGRTSVPGVYAAGDTAGMSPSQVVGAAASGNRAAFSIGGDLAEADFGPA
- a CDS encoding GNAT family N-acetyltransferase, yielding MSTQGIEIREPEAAEGFAAEIVTPATAAEASELLVGIARWLRGTGSSQWSGLLEGQDSHGLDDAVRRGEAVLFRDMQDGPGREKGRPAGLVLLLRQPGGWDRELWGERGHEPYLYLHRLAVARAYAGSGLGRAILRWAREGAVHPGKKAIRLDCIAGNPKLEALYRSAGYASLGTSANGFCLFEQPLPAAAHRRRD
- a CDS encoding M15 family metallopeptidase, whose protein sequence is MNSNRMSAASALMLAAALTLSACSGGAAPGTEPSPSAPASVSPPASAGGDESLASPSPSQSPSPSVSPSPSSSPSAKPSDKPSEKPSEKPPASPAGAKGGSKFYEAIEVTANAAMATALVNKQFRLPEGYVPQDLVYPDIPFTFSDKIDKRKLRKEAAEALEQLVDGAAKDGIKLAGVSGYRSESRQKTLYESYVKKDGVQAADKYSARPGHSEHQTGLAIDVSGIDGKCAAESCFGGTPEAEWLAKYATDYGFIIRYPEGKEDITGYKYEPWHIRYVGADLAAKLAESGDTLEEHYGGAVPVSGSK
- a CDS encoding peptidylprolyl isomerase; the protein is MADKKNDPLDANGNDHLTPEDTQTREGADFAGDSGSERREETIQAEEDVEARRTDDALRQAEYDAEVHTADPERAFGSVPVTPVAGAADLPLDNEGVMGDGDGGRPKRSGATTGWMIASLVLAVGLIIALVSLFSDKGGDAVATVNGEKITKDELYDMLAPTYGKSALDQLVTMKLVDQEADTKNVTVTEEEQNAELEDIKKNFTSEAEFESALAQSGMSLEDLKKQMLMQVQMRKLLVDQVKVSDEDIQKNYDENKESFATPEQVQASHILVATKEEADAIEKQLKNGGDFAAIAKEKSTDTGSAANGGDLGFFGKGSMVPEFEEAAFSMKIGEISAPIKSDYGYHIIKLVDRKEPTTPSLEDKKEEIKKTLENQQLSTLSQTLITDLRAKATITNTLDPSQNTNGSAAENAGAENAPAENAPADNAPAENAASNTN
- a CDS encoding chloride channel protein, giving the protein MGESKSQNKRLREAGMGMAGIAAFLLKWLALGSLVGALAGSASALLLWSLELATDTRMAHPWLLALLPAAGFFVSWTYRQVGGSAIRGSNLILESIHEGRERIPLRMAPLVLGGTVLTHLTGGSAGREGTAVQMGGSLAWLAGTLVRSGADDRRILLLCGMAGGFGSVFGTPLAGALFGVEVLAIGLLRHGALYPCLVAALVGDAVTRAWGIGHAVYPLGEVPPESFAALAAVALAAVAFGLAARLFIAAVHGVRRLATRLVPSAPWRSAAGGTVIALLALLVGGGNYLGLSLPLLQDSFAPSGSIEPFDWLGKLLFTALTLGTGFQGGEVTPLFVIGSTLGHALAPLLQLPAPLLAGLGLVGVFSAAANTPLACFVLGLELFGADAAAYLLVASVIAYLCSGTASIYSSQRRTYRKDGRDPAD